In Virgibacillus sp. NKC19-16, a single genomic region encodes these proteins:
- a CDS encoding manganese-dependent inorganic pyrophosphatase, producing MGKTLIFGHKSPDTDTISSALAYADLKGELGKDAEPARLGSVSKETQFALDYFSVEAPQLIEKVPSDVEDVILVDHNEFQQSVDNIDEVRIAEVIDHHRISNFETKEPLYFRAEPVGCTATILNKMYKEKGVPVSKEIAGLLVSAIISDSLLLKSPTCTQEDIDAAYELAEIAGVNLQTYGLELLQAGADLSDKTVTELLTMDAKEFSMGDAKVEIAQVNAVDTSQIYAFQDDIETEIAQIVKDKDLDLFLFVVTDILNNDSEVLARGVGQAKVESGFDVLLDENNRAVLKGVVSRKKQIVTVLTDEFTK from the coding sequence ATGGGTAAGACGTTAATTTTCGGACATAAAAGTCCTGATACAGATACGATTTCCTCAGCATTGGCATACGCTGATTTAAAGGGCGAGCTAGGGAAGGATGCTGAACCGGCAAGACTTGGATCTGTTAGCAAAGAAACACAATTTGCACTAGATTATTTTAGTGTAGAAGCACCGCAATTGATTGAAAAAGTACCTAGCGATGTAGAAGACGTTATTTTAGTTGATCATAACGAATTTCAGCAAAGTGTGGATAACATTGATGAGGTACGAATCGCTGAAGTAATCGATCACCACCGCATTTCTAATTTCGAAACGAAGGAGCCACTCTATTTCCGAGCTGAGCCAGTTGGCTGTACAGCAACCATTTTAAATAAAATGTACAAGGAAAAAGGTGTACCCGTTTCTAAAGAAATTGCAGGGTTATTAGTTTCAGCAATTATTTCTGATTCGCTATTGTTAAAATCACCGACATGCACGCAGGAAGATATCGATGCAGCATACGAATTGGCAGAAATTGCTGGTGTGAATTTGCAAACGTACGGACTTGAATTGTTACAGGCTGGTGCTGATTTAAGTGATAAAACAGTAACGGAATTGTTAACAATGGATGCCAAGGAATTTTCCATGGGTGATGCAAAAGTAGAAATCGCTCAGGTGAACGCCGTAGACACAAGTCAAATTTATGCATTTCAGGATGATATAGAAACAGAAATCGCACAAATCGTTAAAGATAAAGATCTTGATCTATTTTTATTCGTTGTTACGGATATCCTAAACAATGATTCGGAAGTACTTGCACGCGGCGTGGGACAAGCGAAAGTGGAGTCGGGATTTGATGTATTGTTGGATGAGAACAACAGGGCAGTATTAAAAGGTGTTGTGTCACGTAAGAAGCAGATTGTTACAGTGCTTACGGATGAATTTACAAAATAA
- a CDS encoding SulP family inorganic anion transporter: MKAEQLKQEWFGNVKGDILAGIVVALALIPEAIAFSIIAGVDPMVGLYASFSMAVVIAFAGGRPGMISAATGAMALLMVNLVADHGLEYLFAATILTGIIQILFGIFKLARAMKFVPRSVMVGFVNALAIMILLSQFQHFAGETWVMYALVGLTLAIIYLLPRITKAVPSTLVAIIVVTAIVIFGDIGVRTVGDMGALTQQLPVFLIPSVPLTFETLMIIFPYSLALAVVGLLESLLTANIVDDMTDTESNKNKESRGQGIANIVTGFFGGMAGCAMIGQSVINVKSGGSGRLSALVAGTFLMFLIIALGGVVVQIPMAALAGVMIMVSIGTFDWSSLRNLHKLPRTDALVMITTVAIVLLTDNLAMGVLAGVLLSAIFFAAKISNVKVTEEFILREQKKIYNVEGQLFFASVSDFTDKFIFADSVKEVEIDLTNAHLWDDSAVGALDKIEMKFAQNNIMVYYTGLNDASKQLKNRIGGLSNASEH, translated from the coding sequence TTGAAGGCAGAACAATTGAAGCAAGAATGGTTTGGCAATGTTAAAGGGGATATACTGGCTGGAATCGTTGTCGCATTAGCGTTAATCCCAGAGGCAATTGCTTTTTCTATTATTGCAGGTGTAGATCCGATGGTTGGATTATATGCATCGTTTAGTATGGCGGTTGTCATTGCATTTGCTGGAGGGCGCCCGGGAATGATCTCTGCAGCAACGGGAGCAATGGCCTTACTCATGGTTAATTTAGTAGCGGACCATGGATTGGAGTATCTATTTGCAGCTACGATTCTAACAGGTATTATTCAGATTTTATTTGGTATCTTTAAATTGGCAAGAGCAATGAAATTCGTACCACGTTCGGTGATGGTCGGATTTGTCAACGCGCTTGCAATCATGATTTTACTTTCACAGTTTCAGCATTTTGCAGGGGAGACCTGGGTTATGTATGCGCTAGTTGGTTTGACCCTGGCAATCATTTATCTCCTGCCCCGTATCACAAAAGCAGTACCATCAACACTTGTAGCCATTATTGTGGTGACTGCAATTGTTATTTTTGGAGATATTGGTGTACGTACGGTAGGAGACATGGGAGCATTGACACAGCAATTACCTGTCTTTTTAATTCCAAGTGTCCCACTAACATTTGAGACATTAATGATTATTTTCCCATATTCATTAGCTTTGGCGGTTGTAGGGCTATTGGAATCACTGCTAACTGCTAATATTGTGGATGATATGACTGATACGGAAAGTAATAAAAATAAAGAGAGCCGCGGGCAGGGGATTGCGAACATTGTTACTGGATTTTTCGGTGGAATGGCTGGTTGTGCGATGATTGGTCAGTCGGTTATAAATGTGAAATCCGGCGGTAGCGGGCGCCTGTCAGCTCTTGTTGCAGGTACGTTTCTAATGTTTCTCATTATTGCTTTAGGTGGTGTTGTTGTACAAATTCCAATGGCAGCATTAGCTGGTGTCATGATCATGGTGTCAATTGGTACATTTGATTGGTCATCGTTGAGAAATCTTCATAAACTACCACGTACGGACGCTCTTGTAATGATAACAACTGTTGCGATTGTATTGCTAACAGATAACTTAGCAATGGGTGTTTTGGCTGGTGTATTGTTAAGCGCAATTTTCTTTGCAGCGAAAATTTCCAACGTTAAAGTGACAGAAGAATTTATATTACGGGAACAAAAAAAGATTTATAATGTGGAAGGGCAATTGTTTTTTGCTTCGGTAAGTGATTTTACAGACAAGTTCATTTTCGCAGATTCCGTAAAAGAAGTTGAAATTGATTTAACCAATGCCCATTTATGGGATGATTCGGCAGTTGGCGCACTGGATAAAATTGAAATGAAATTTGCGCAAAACAATATTATGGTCTACTATACTGGCTTAAATGATGCGAGTAAGCAGTTGAAAAATCGCATTGGCGGGCTTTCAAATGCTTCGGAACATTAA
- a CDS encoding J-domain-containing protein: protein MNDGKKDEFEIDERIQYTDHMSEIIKKAEREGHFDDLPGKGKPLKLRNDYMNPPEKQLYKTLKDNNFLPRWVELANEIDHLKVELQTLEGKERRKKIKEINKKIKAYNYACPPSLQKNKVEE, encoded by the coding sequence ATGAATGATGGAAAGAAAGATGAATTCGAGATTGATGAGAGGATTCAGTACACTGATCATATGTCTGAAATTATAAAAAAGGCGGAAAGAGAAGGTCATTTTGATGATCTTCCCGGTAAAGGCAAACCTTTAAAACTCAGGAACGATTATATGAATCCCCCAGAGAAGCAACTGTATAAAACATTGAAAGACAATAATTTCTTACCGAGATGGGTGGAGCTTGCAAATGAGATTGATCATTTAAAAGTGGAGCTCCAAACACTTGAAGGAAAAGAGAGACGCAAAAAAATCAAAGAGATTAATAAAAAAATCAAAGCATACAATTATGCATGTCCACCATCATTACAAAAAAATAAGGTAGAAGAATAA
- a CDS encoding small acid-soluble spore protein P: MGGKPKGPKQQEKPNLPKSPEQPYGEPLSGSHKVKQRNHSRQNKGADHDM, translated from the coding sequence ATGGGTGGAAAACCAAAAGGGCCAAAGCAACAAGAAAAGCCAAACTTACCGAAAAGCCCAGAGCAACCATATGGAGAACCATTAAGCGGATCGCATAAAGTAAAACAGAGAAATCACTCACGCCAGAATAAGGGCGCGGATCACGATATGTAA
- the mscL gene encoding large conductance mechanosensitive channel protein MscL, whose product MWNDFKEFAFKGNVMDLAVAVIIGGAFGAIVTSLVDNIITPLVGILLGGVDFTNLMIRVGDAEILYGSFIQSVFDFVVIAFSIFLFIRLLMKFKRKEEEVEEEPEVDVQEELLTEIRDLLKEQNKLN is encoded by the coding sequence ATGTGGAATGATTTTAAAGAGTTCGCGTTTAAAGGAAATGTAATGGATTTAGCAGTTGCAGTCATTATTGGTGGAGCTTTTGGTGCAATTGTAACATCACTCGTCGATAATATTATTACACCACTAGTAGGGATATTGCTGGGTGGTGTTGATTTCACCAACTTAATGATTAGGGTTGGTGATGCAGAGATCTTATATGGTAGCTTTATTCAATCGGTTTTTGATTTTGTTGTTATTGCTTTTTCTATTTTCCTATTTATTCGTTTGCTGATGAAATTTAAGCGGAAGGAAGAAGAGGTTGAAGAAGAGCCGGAAGTAGATGTACAGGAAGAGCTGCTAACAGAAATTAGAGATTTGCTGAAAGAGCAGAATAAATTGAACTAA
- a CDS encoding diphthine--ammonia ligase translates to MAEKIALSFSGGKDSCLALYRLQEQNMEVSCLVTTVWKEKQKTVAHDEKLDRIKAQAESFNIPEHFIETDFDTYTHDFVETLKELKRLYNIDAVAFGDIYLEGHREWGEQVAEAAGLKALYPLWSKKEDAPDLLREFVSLDFKAVVIRVDDAKLPKEWVGRKLDEAFIQDIREQDVCPMGESGEYHTTVFDGPIFRYPLRN, encoded by the coding sequence ATGGCTGAAAAGATCGCATTATCCTTCAGTGGCGGGAAGGATAGTTGTTTAGCATTGTATCGGTTGCAGGAACAAAATATGGAAGTTTCTTGTCTGGTTACCACGGTATGGAAAGAGAAGCAGAAAACAGTTGCACATGATGAAAAGCTAGATCGAATCAAAGCACAGGCAGAAAGTTTTAACATTCCAGAACATTTTATAGAAACGGATTTTGATACGTATACGCACGATTTTGTGGAAACGTTGAAGGAATTAAAGAGACTTTATAATATTGATGCAGTTGCTTTTGGTGATATTTACTTGGAAGGACATCGAGAGTGGGGTGAACAGGTTGCAGAAGCGGCTGGGCTTAAAGCGCTATATCCATTATGGTCCAAGAAAGAAGACGCGCCTGACTTATTGCGGGAATTCGTGTCACTGGATTTTAAGGCGGTAGTCATTAGAGTAGATGATGCAAAACTTCCTAAAGAATGGGTAGGTCGCAAATTAGATGAAGCTTTTATCCAAGATATTAGAGAGCAAGATGTGTGCCCAATGGGGGAATCGGGCGAGTACCATACCACTGTGTTTGATGGGCCGATATTCAGATATCCCCTCCGTAATTAA
- a CDS encoding DinB family protein has translation MSNLFNFTRNTFLSFVKDLDEKTADYKVQAFNNTIHWHVGHVLVTAEGLLLGYPKQSANFPEKYNDLFASGTKPADWPSEVPDLSELVKLLEEQQTRINELSDDFFKQDLPFEFMNFKTYDELFDMLLHHENEHLGKMKAMKQVANAGK, from the coding sequence ATGTCAAATCTATTTAATTTTACACGGAACACTTTTCTTTCTTTCGTAAAGGATCTCGATGAGAAGACTGCGGATTACAAAGTGCAAGCTTTTAATAATACGATCCACTGGCATGTTGGACATGTGCTTGTAACCGCAGAAGGATTACTTCTTGGCTATCCGAAACAATCGGCTAATTTTCCGGAAAAATATAATGATCTGTTCGCAAGTGGAACAAAACCTGCAGACTGGCCATCAGAAGTGCCTGACCTATCAGAACTTGTGAAACTTTTGGAAGAACAGCAAACGCGTATCAATGAACTGTCGGATGACTTTTTCAAACAAGATCTGCCGTTTGAATTTATGAATTTCAAAACATATGACGAGTTATTTGACATGCTGCTCCATCATGAAAATGAACATCTTGGAAAAATGAAAGCAATGAAACAAGTAGCAAATGCAGGAAAGTAA
- a CDS encoding cold-shock protein, with the protein MNTGSVKWFNADKGFGFIEVEGGDDVFVHFSAIQGEGFKTLDEGQNVTFDIEEGNRGPQATNVVKN; encoded by the coding sequence ATGAACACAGGTTCAGTAAAATGGTTTAACGCAGACAAAGGCTTCGGTTTCATCGAAGTTGAAGGTGGAGACGATGTATTCGTACACTTCTCAGCAATTCAAGGCGAAGGTTTCAAAACGTTGGATGAAGGTCAAAACGTAACGTTCGATATCGAAGAAGGCAACCGTGGCCCACAAGCTACTAACGTTGTGAAAAACTAA
- a CDS encoding YczE/YyaS/YitT family protein, giving the protein MIHIIRWSVFVIGVMFFSFGITVAISVQHLGIHPWDVLNVALFERVGLSIGSWAIIISGLLIIVSWILDKRYIKLGTFFNAFLVGAFVDFFMWLDFLPKATYAWPDILIILTGIVIMGVGGGMYNAAGVGSGPRDGFMLSISDKLGSPIRRVRIITESLILLLGLILGGPVFLFTFIFTFIQSPLFQFSYHKIGGWIDLIEAGLKRQSSKSSA; this is encoded by the coding sequence TTGATACATATAATTCGCTGGTCTGTCTTCGTAATAGGCGTAATGTTTTTTAGTTTTGGTATTACTGTTGCGATAAGTGTGCAGCATCTTGGTATCCACCCGTGGGATGTGTTGAATGTTGCGCTTTTTGAGCGTGTTGGTTTATCGATTGGGTCATGGGCTATAATCATTTCAGGCTTATTAATTATTGTGTCATGGATACTTGATAAAAGGTATATTAAATTGGGTACATTTTTTAATGCGTTTTTAGTTGGGGCATTTGTAGATTTTTTTATGTGGCTTGATTTCTTGCCAAAGGCTACGTATGCTTGGCCGGATATACTTATTATACTCACTGGAATTGTAATTATGGGTGTAGGTGGTGGTATGTATAACGCGGCAGGGGTAGGTTCTGGTCCGCGTGATGGGTTTATGCTGTCGATCTCTGATAAATTGGGGTCTCCAATAAGAAGGGTTCGGATTATCACGGAGAGCTTGATTTTACTTCTTGGGCTAATTTTAGGTGGACCTGTATTTTTGTTTACGTTTATTTTTACTTTTATTCAGAGTCCCTTGTTTCAGTTTTCTTATCATAAAATTGGCGGATGGATTGATTTGATTGAGGCGGGTCTTAAAAGGCAATCTTCAAAATCCAGTGCATAG
- a CDS encoding universal stress protein, translated as MFTRILLAVDGSEHSIRSVDYAIRLAEKFDGTIDAVYVVDGDTAKKDVLHASNKFEIEKKRKEKIKPIKDLLNQSGVIFGTHILHGEPGPTIVEFANEREFDCVVIGSRGLNNLQTFILGSVSHKVAKRVECPVLIVK; from the coding sequence TTGTTTACGCGAATTTTACTTGCAGTAGATGGATCTGAGCATTCCATAAGATCCGTGGATTATGCCATCCGGCTTGCGGAAAAATTTGATGGAACAATTGATGCCGTTTATGTTGTGGATGGCGATACAGCTAAAAAGGATGTACTGCATGCTTCGAATAAGTTTGAAATAGAAAAAAAGCGAAAAGAGAAAATCAAACCAATTAAAGATTTACTAAACCAGTCGGGCGTCATATTCGGGACCCATATTCTACACGGAGAACCGGGGCCTACGATTGTAGAATTTGCCAATGAACGTGAATTTGATTGTGTGGTCATCGGAAGCCGTGGGTTAAATAACCTGCAGACGTTTATTCTGGGAAGTGTCAGTCATAAAGTGGCTAAACGTGTTGAATGTCCGGTTTTGATTGTGAAATAG
- a CDS encoding NAD(P)/FAD-dependent oxidoreductase: MQESKFIIIGGGILGASTAYHLVKNGAEVVLVDRKDKGQATDAAAGIICPWLSQRRNKAWYRLAKGGARIYPHLMEELASDGETETGYDQVGALSLHTDEKKLIATCDRAHKRREDAPEIGEISLLDSKQTQGMFPPLSDVFGAVHVSGGARVDGRKLRDSLLRGFQKHGGVLRYGDASLLSSSSQVTGVKLDGEIIEADTVIATSGAWMNELLEPLGVAFEVTMQKAQIMHLEVSAADTSGWPVVMPPNNSYLLGFDNRRLVVGSTHEDHTGFDTRVTAGGVHEILKKALEVAPALSDSTVLETRVGFRPFTPGFLPVFGALPGFDGMLLANGLGASGLTMGPYIGTQLAKLALGEELEIDLADYDVSTAIK; encoded by the coding sequence ATGCAGGAAAGTAAATTTATTATTATCGGTGGAGGTATATTAGGCGCCAGTACAGCCTACCACCTTGTTAAAAATGGCGCTGAGGTCGTCTTAGTCGATCGAAAAGATAAAGGACAAGCGACAGATGCAGCAGCAGGGATTATATGCCCATGGTTGTCCCAGCGTCGAAATAAAGCGTGGTACCGTTTAGCAAAAGGCGGTGCCCGTATTTATCCCCACTTAATGGAAGAGCTTGCAAGCGATGGCGAAACAGAAACTGGATACGATCAAGTTGGAGCTCTTAGCCTTCACACCGATGAAAAGAAACTCATCGCAACATGCGACCGCGCACATAAACGACGGGAAGATGCTCCCGAAATCGGTGAAATTTCCCTTCTTGATTCGAAACAGACTCAAGGAATGTTTCCACCTTTAAGTGATGTCTTCGGCGCTGTTCATGTCAGTGGCGGGGCAAGGGTTGACGGCAGGAAGCTACGTGACTCCTTATTACGCGGTTTCCAAAAACATGGCGGTGTGCTCCGATATGGCGATGCTAGTCTGTTAAGTAGCAGCAGTCAAGTAACAGGTGTCAAGTTAGATGGTGAAATAATTGAAGCAGATACAGTCATTGCCACGTCCGGTGCCTGGATGAATGAATTACTCGAGCCTTTAGGTGTAGCGTTTGAGGTCACCATGCAAAAAGCACAAATCATGCACCTGGAGGTCTCCGCGGCGGATACTTCGGGATGGCCTGTTGTCATGCCACCGAACAACTCCTACCTTTTGGGTTTTGATAATAGGCGATTAGTTGTTGGGTCCACCCATGAAGATCACACAGGCTTTGACACCCGAGTTACGGCAGGTGGCGTTCATGAAATTTTAAAAAAGGCGTTAGAAGTGGCGCCAGCATTGTCTGACAGTACAGTGCTTGAGACAAGAGTTGGTTTCCGGCCCTTTACCCCAGGCTTTCTCCCAGTATTCGGAGCACTTCCAGGGTTTGACGGGATGTTACTCGCCAACGGACTGGGCGCGTCCGGCCTGACCATGGGGCCGTATATCGGCACACAACTAGCTAAACTCGCACTCGGAGAAGAGTTGGAAATTGATTTAGCAGATTATGACGTTTCCACAGCGATTAAATAG
- a CDS encoding SLOG family protein has product MKILTVTGYKPMELNIFKEGDPRIAFIKAAIEKRLIYFIEEGLEWVLISGQMGVELWTAEVVLDLKETYDVNIAIFPPFENQESRWPEELQEKYQELTTVCDFYKPIYQGEYKGAYQFKAKNMWLVDKSDGCLMLMDDEFPRSNRFFNEAAKNTKEDYPIFTITPADLDDAVEEMRMADPDYWS; this is encoded by the coding sequence ATGAAAATTTTGACCGTAACAGGGTATAAACCAATGGAATTAAATATATTTAAAGAGGGTGACCCACGGATAGCGTTTATTAAAGCGGCCATTGAAAAAAGATTGATCTATTTTATTGAAGAAGGCTTGGAATGGGTTCTGATTTCCGGTCAGATGGGTGTTGAATTGTGGACTGCCGAAGTTGTGCTGGATTTAAAGGAAACGTATGACGTTAATATTGCCATTTTCCCTCCCTTTGAAAATCAGGAATCCCGCTGGCCTGAAGAACTTCAGGAAAAATACCAAGAACTCACTACCGTCTGTGATTTTTACAAGCCGATTTACCAGGGAGAATACAAAGGCGCATATCAGTTTAAGGCGAAGAACATGTGGCTGGTGGATAAGAGTGACGGCTGTCTCATGCTGATGGATGATGAATTTCCGAGAAGTAATCGGTTTTTTAATGAAGCTGCTAAGAACACGAAAGAGGATTACCCTATATTCACTATTACACCTGCTGATTTGGATGATGCAGTAGAGGAGATGAGGATGGCGGATCCGGATTATTGGAGTTGA
- the menC gene encoding o-succinylbenzoate synthase gives MRLNNPFTTSFGTIQDKEFFITEAIDVKGSSGFGESVAFTSPWYTEETVETTRHMIEDFLIKILQENEINHPDEVTDLFAVIKRNNMAKAAIEGAIWDLYAKRNNISLTQALGGQKKQIDVGISIGIQASTSDLIDKIDYYLQEGYKRIKLKIKPGHDIEVLRVVRKHFPDTPIMADANSAYTLEDIDLLKQLDDFHLMMIEQPLAHDDIIDHAKLQAAIETPICLDESIHSLDDAKKAIESGSCEIINIKIGRVGGLTEARRIHDHCQQKGVKVWCGGMLEAGVGRAHNIALTTLPQFVLPGDTAGSALYFEKDIIKPEVIAKNGVINIPDKPGIGYEIDSDQLEQFRIDFKTFDLRGS, from the coding sequence ATGAGATTAAACAATCCATTTACAACAAGTTTTGGAACAATCCAGGACAAGGAATTTTTTATAACAGAGGCTATCGATGTAAAAGGCAGCAGCGGCTTCGGGGAGTCTGTTGCCTTTACGAGTCCTTGGTACACGGAAGAAACCGTAGAAACAACGCGTCATATGATAGAGGATTTCTTAATTAAAATTTTACAAGAAAATGAAATTAACCATCCCGATGAAGTGACGGATCTTTTTGCAGTAATTAAACGAAATAATATGGCAAAAGCCGCAATAGAGGGCGCTATTTGGGATTTATATGCGAAGCGAAACAATATATCACTCACTCAAGCGCTCGGCGGACAAAAAAAGCAAATCGATGTTGGTATAAGCATTGGAATCCAAGCCTCGACAAGTGATTTAATCGATAAAATTGACTATTATCTCCAAGAAGGATATAAACGTATCAAGCTAAAAATCAAACCAGGCCATGATATCGAAGTGCTACGCGTAGTCCGAAAGCATTTTCCTGACACCCCAATCATGGCAGATGCAAATTCTGCTTATACATTAGAAGACATCGATCTATTAAAACAATTGGATGATTTTCATTTAATGATGATTGAACAGCCCCTTGCGCATGATGATATCATTGACCACGCCAAGCTTCAGGCAGCTATAGAAACACCGATATGTCTGGATGAAAGTATTCATTCGTTGGATGATGCGAAAAAAGCAATCGAATCAGGCAGCTGTGAAATTATTAATATAAAAATAGGACGTGTTGGCGGACTAACAGAAGCAAGACGCATTCATGATCATTGTCAGCAAAAAGGCGTCAAGGTTTGGTGTGGCGGTATGCTGGAAGCCGGGGTAGGGCGCGCCCATAATATCGCATTAACGACGCTGCCACAATTCGTTTTACCCGGAGATACCGCTGGTTCCGCGCTTTACTTTGAAAAAGACATCATTAAACCGGAAGTTATTGCAAAAAACGGTGTGATTAACATTCCCGATAAGCCGGGGATTGGCTATGAAATAGATAGCGATCAGCTGGAACAATTCAGAATTGATTTTAAAACATTTGACCTTAGAGGCAGTTAA
- a CDS encoding dihydrolipoyl dehydrogenase family protein encodes MSKQFDLIVIGTGPSGGDIASKCSNSDLNVAIIDSRGYGGTCPLRGCNPKKVLTSATNIIDQNARMQGNGLETSSKINWQDLIAFKRNFTEPVPEAKEKSLKDAGVTTFHGEAQFIGEKEVQVGNDNLKASKIIIATGASPVSLPIEGEEHLTYSDEFLELEELPERIIFVGGGYISFEFAHIAARSGSEVHIIQRGEQPLKGFDQDLVNKLVKKSTDIGVNVHLNASVKEIEKTADGYTVKADKNGEEVTWQGDIAVHGGGRAPEIDALNLEKANVAYEKGGITVNEFMQNTSNPNIYAAGDVANTSGSPLTPVGHLEAEIVAENILQGNQKTADYTGVPSVVFTTPKLAAAGMSEEEAKESSLNVDINYMDIADWFTYKHTNENIALVKIITDKDSDHIIGAHLLTGKADELINYFAMAIQLKLTTAELKKVTYAFPTAVSDIPSML; translated from the coding sequence ATGTCTAAACAATTTGATCTTATTGTAATAGGTACTGGTCCAAGTGGTGGAGATATAGCAAGTAAATGCAGCAATTCTGATTTAAATGTGGCCATTATAGATTCACGTGGCTATGGAGGTACATGCCCGTTACGTGGTTGTAATCCGAAAAAAGTACTCACAAGTGCTACGAATATTATTGATCAGAATGCTCGCATGCAAGGGAATGGACTTGAAACTTCCAGCAAGATAAATTGGCAGGATTTAATAGCGTTTAAGCGCAACTTTACAGAGCCTGTTCCTGAAGCAAAGGAAAAAAGTTTAAAAGACGCCGGCGTAACGACCTTTCATGGAGAAGCACAATTTATAGGTGAAAAGGAAGTGCAGGTCGGAAATGATAATCTAAAGGCAAGTAAAATTATTATTGCAACAGGTGCATCCCCTGTTTCATTACCAATTGAAGGGGAAGAACATCTCACCTATAGTGATGAATTTTTAGAATTGGAAGAGCTACCTGAGCGGATTATTTTTGTCGGTGGTGGCTACATTTCATTTGAATTTGCGCATATTGCAGCAAGGTCAGGAAGTGAGGTCCACATTATTCAACGGGGCGAGCAGCCACTGAAAGGGTTTGATCAAGATCTTGTTAATAAGCTTGTAAAAAAATCAACAGATATTGGCGTTAACGTACATTTGAACGCATCTGTAAAAGAAATCGAAAAAACTGCCGATGGCTACACGGTTAAAGCAGACAAGAACGGTGAAGAAGTAACATGGCAAGGCGATATCGCCGTTCATGGTGGGGGACGCGCACCGGAGATAGATGCTCTTAATTTGGAAAAAGCAAATGTAGCATACGAAAAAGGCGGCATCACTGTTAATGAATTTATGCAAAATACCAGTAACCCAAATATTTATGCAGCAGGGGATGTGGCAAATACAAGTGGATCCCCGTTAACACCTGTTGGGCACTTAGAAGCAGAAATAGTTGCCGAAAATATTTTACAGGGAAATCAGAAAACGGCTGACTATACAGGTGTTCCATCTGTCGTATTTACCACGCCAAAGCTTGCAGCAGCTGGGATGTCTGAGGAAGAGGCTAAGGAATCTTCGCTAAATGTGGATATCAATTATATGGATATTGCGGATTGGTTCACATACAAGCATACGAATGAAAACATTGCTTTGGTGAAAATAATTACAGACAAGGATTCAGACCATATTATAGGCGCACATTTACTAACCGGAAAGGCAGATGAGTTAATCAATTATTTTGCAATGGCCATTCAACTGAAGCTAACAACTGCTGAGCTGAAAAAAGTAACGTATGCATTCCCAACAGCAGTCTCTGATATACCTTCCATGCTGTAG
- a CDS encoding spore coat protein, which produces MRHHHGPHCGCPKKIVHPTKHNCVNQYSESVVQHVHPSHTTVMNHHTVKNQHVYPHSTSMQNTTNSVDEYAGSFNVPAGPGNQVAGAMSPGNGYGPGGQVAGAMSPGGQPHGMGKCNDHNSNHVAGAHSQGNGYGHHGMNHWKKPNKWC; this is translated from the coding sequence ATGAGACATCACCACGGCCCACATTGTGGATGCCCAAAGAAGATTGTGCATCCGACTAAGCATAATTGTGTAAATCAGTATTCGGAAAGTGTCGTACAACATGTACATCCTTCTCACACGACCGTTATGAATCACCATACTGTGAAAAATCAGCATGTGTACCCACATTCCACATCTATGCAAAATACAACAAACAGTGTAGATGAATACGCAGGGTCCTTTAATGTTCCTGCAGGCCCTGGCAATCAGGTAGCAGGCGCGATGTCACCAGGTAATGGTTATGGACCAGGAGGCCAAGTAGCAGGCGCAATGTCACCCGGCGGTCAACCGCATGGAATGGGAAAATGTAATGATCATAATAGTAATCATGTAGCAGGTGCGCATTCTCAAGGAAACGGATATGGTCACCATGGCATGAATCACTGGAAAAAACCGAATAAATGGTGTTAA